A portion of the Paenibacillus marchantiae genome contains these proteins:
- a CDS encoding ABC transporter permease, with product MTGRALSSDWLKIRGKGIWFLVFLAPIGLTAMQALNFGLRLGYLKEQYGNHLWEGLLDNVVVFVPLALMLGATILSSMIANVEHEQGSWKQLLAMPITRPAVYLAKFLLACMLLIISCLLLSAGIIGLGLVLGFDAGEIPWIHAIKLGLLPLAGALPVLSLELWLTMVNKNQALPVTLGIVLAVMGMFALSISPYFPLAWAQMAWISPKPFVYVGLGVGAGLLIMLLGMMHFSRKDVA from the coding sequence ATGACGGGCCGTGCGTTATCGTCCGACTGGCTTAAAATTCGTGGCAAAGGTATCTGGTTTCTCGTTTTTCTGGCACCCATTGGACTGACGGCAATGCAGGCTTTGAACTTCGGGCTTCGTTTAGGCTATCTGAAAGAACAGTATGGGAATCATCTGTGGGAGGGTTTACTGGACAATGTGGTTGTTTTTGTACCACTTGCCTTGATGCTGGGGGCGACGATTCTCAGCTCGATGATCGCAAATGTTGAACATGAGCAGGGATCATGGAAGCAATTGCTGGCGATGCCAATCACAAGACCTGCGGTGTACCTGGCCAAATTCCTGCTCGCTTGTATGCTGCTCATCATATCCTGCTTGTTATTATCAGCCGGAATTATTGGTCTGGGATTGGTGCTTGGATTCGACGCTGGTGAGATCCCTTGGATACATGCAATCAAGTTGGGTTTATTGCCACTTGCTGGCGCACTTCCGGTGTTATCGCTGGAGCTATGGCTGACGATGGTAAACAAAAATCAGGCTCTTCCGGTCACTCTCGGCATTGTACTCGCGGTAATGGGGATGTTCGCACTCAGTATCTCACCGTACTTTCCGCTTGCTTGGGCACAGATGGCTTGGATCAGCCCGAAACCATTTGTGTATGTCGGTTTGGGTGTAGGGGCGGGGCTCCTAATCATGTTGCTGGGTATGATGCACTTTAGCCGGAAGGATGTGGCCTAA
- a CDS encoding ABC transporter permease: MSFATTYFRILSSERLKMGKSPIWLLILLSPLIALLIGLLSTPSGQWNVLMGSMVFLHGLLLLPILTGVFTSFVCRFEHAGGGWKQMLVLPLTRTGVYAGKLTIVILLLAGTQLLLLGAILLTGTIQGMTDPIPWGLLTGKLLLGLFACVPLAALQMFVSLVWSSFAAPLALNFALTVPNILIVNSATFGPYYPWAQPMILMTPFEGGGFGAYNVPLGTMLAVVGGSAVLFILIGVLYFRKKEI, translated from the coding sequence ATGAGTTTTGCAACAACCTATTTCCGAATCCTGTCCTCTGAGCGACTAAAAATGGGTAAATCACCTATCTGGCTTCTGATTCTGCTGAGTCCGTTAATCGCACTGCTTATTGGGCTGCTGTCCACACCATCAGGTCAATGGAATGTGCTTATGGGTTCAATGGTCTTTCTGCACGGTTTGTTATTGCTGCCCATCCTGACCGGCGTATTTACCTCTTTCGTCTGTCGATTCGAGCATGCGGGGGGAGGCTGGAAGCAAATGCTGGTGCTGCCGCTTACTCGTACGGGCGTATATGCAGGCAAACTGACCATCGTGATTTTGCTTCTGGCGGGCACACAATTACTGTTGCTGGGGGCCATCCTGCTGACAGGTACGATCCAGGGCATGACGGATCCCATCCCATGGGGATTGCTTACAGGTAAGCTGCTGCTGGGGCTATTCGCTTGTGTGCCGCTCGCTGCTCTCCAAATGTTCGTTTCCTTGGTATGGAGCAGCTTTGCCGCACCGCTGGCATTGAATTTTGCGTTGACCGTACCGAACATTCTGATCGTGAACTCGGCTACATTTGGCCCATATTACCCTTGGGCGCAGCCGATGATTCTAATGACACCTTTTGAAGGTGGGGGATTTGGAGCTTACAATGTTCCACTTGGGACCATGCTTGCAGTAGTCGGGGGCAGTGCAGTTCTCTTCATTTTAATTGGAGTTTTATATTTTAGAAAAAAAGAAATTTAA